Proteins encoded within one genomic window of Rhinoderma darwinii isolate aRhiDar2 chromosome 5, aRhiDar2.hap1, whole genome shotgun sequence:
- the LOC142652735 gene encoding speedy protein 1-A-like → MSSRLPGETARKRKRELIALYEEETSPSAAAEETQKRRKNDLTQQQEEMAAFFRLLEDKHIRLFLARDSCLKISDKYLLAMVLVYFRRAGLCTKEYRKNFFPALFLANQHEEEEDRFRREIYPWALGRRWIKKTKGLFRKRSLLLLQMGYKAWVDRATCDLIMAEDPLHWAWRRERQIHHCWAVPYLRRDKREFTIHGPWSIPPSCSLCETILLHPCKREVCQADTMEEPGTAES, encoded by the exons ATGAGCTCCAG ACTTCCAGGAGAGACCGCCCGGAAGAGGAAGAGAGAACTCATCGCTCTTTATGAAGAAGAGAC TTCACCATCTGCTGCCGCCGAAGAGAcccagaagaggaggaagaacgaCCTGAcccagcagcaggaggagatggctgctttcttcagACTCCTTG AGGATAAACACATCAGGCTGTTTCTTGCCAGGGACAGCTGCTTGAAGATCTCGGACAAG TATCTCCTGGCGATGGTCCTTGTGTACTTCAGGAGAGCCGGATTATGTACCAAGGAGTATAGAAAGAACTTCTTTCCAGCATT ATTCTTAGCCAACCAGCATGAGGAGGAAGAAGACCGGTTTCGTCGAGAGATCTACCCCTGGGCCTTAGGACGGCGTTGGATTAAGAAGACGAAAGGATTATTTCGTAAGCGCAGCCTGTTGCTCCTCCAGATGGGATACAAAGCTTGGGTGGACCGGGCCACCTGTGATCTG ATCATGGCAGAAGACCCTTTGCACTGGGCATGGAGAAGAGAGAGGCAGATCCATCATTGCTGGGCAGTTCCCTATTTGAGGAGAGATAAGCGGGAATTCACCATCCATGGCCCATGGAGCATCCCTCCATCCTGCTCCCTCTGTGAGACCATCCTTCTCCATCCATGCAAGAGGGAAGTTTGCCAGGCAGACACAATGGAGGAACCCGGCACCGCAGAGTCATAA